A section of the Anabaena cylindrica PCC 7122 genome encodes:
- a CDS encoding extracellular solute-binding protein, giving the protein MDRRSFLVGTSGFVVSQLLIGCNGKNQIQLNVQLLKGSIPPQVVNQFHKSLQSEVKSKFVPIDQIYDLFRKLQTWQQPKTDNQEVWKRYIPFNQSQTTSKSDLVTLGDYWLKAAIEQKLIQPLQTEKIKQWPVLEQKWQQLVTRDKQGNVNPQGQVWGAPYRWGNTVIVYNREKFQKLDWQPKDWSDLWRSELRSHISLLNHPREIIGLVLKKLGQSYNTENLDQIPSLEAELKALNQQVKFYDSTTYLEPLITGDTWLAVGWSNDVIPLLSRYPKLTAVIPQSGTAIWADLWVSPAGVDKRALASQWIDFCWQPNIAKKIAVLTKTNSPIAKNIVAADIQKQLENLLLTNPEVFDKSEFLLPLSPAATKQYESLFIKMKNAS; this is encoded by the coding sequence ATGGATCGACGGTCTTTTTTGGTAGGTACAAGCGGATTCGTAGTTTCCCAACTCCTAATTGGGTGTAATGGTAAAAACCAAATACAACTCAATGTACAGTTGTTAAAAGGTTCTATACCTCCTCAAGTGGTTAATCAGTTTCACAAAAGTTTGCAGTCAGAGGTAAAATCAAAATTTGTCCCCATTGATCAAATTTATGATCTATTTCGGAAATTACAAACTTGGCAGCAACCAAAAACTGATAATCAAGAGGTATGGAAGCGTTATATCCCGTTCAACCAAAGTCAAACAACATCTAAATCAGACTTGGTGACATTAGGAGACTATTGGCTAAAAGCGGCAATTGAACAGAAACTAATTCAACCATTACAAACAGAAAAAATTAAACAATGGCCTGTTTTAGAGCAAAAGTGGCAACAACTAGTAACACGAGACAAGCAAGGTAATGTTAACCCTCAAGGACAAGTTTGGGGTGCGCCTTATCGCTGGGGTAATACGGTAATTGTTTATAATCGGGAAAAGTTCCAAAAATTAGATTGGCAACCAAAAGATTGGAGTGATTTATGGCGTAGTGAATTGCGATCGCACATTTCTCTGCTCAATCACCCCAGAGAAATAATTGGTCTGGTTTTAAAGAAACTGGGACAATCATATAATACAGAAAATCTTGACCAAATTCCCTCCTTAGAGGCAGAATTAAAGGCATTAAATCAACAAGTAAAATTCTATGACTCCACTACATATCTAGAACCTCTCATCACCGGGGATACTTGGTTAGCAGTAGGTTGGTCAAATGATGTGATACCTTTACTCAGTCGTTATCCAAAACTGACCGCAGTAATTCCCCAATCAGGAACAGCAATTTGGGCAGACTTATGGGTAAGTCCCGCAGGAGTTGATAAAAGAGCTTTAGCATCCCAATGGATTGATTTTTGTTGGCAACCAAATATAGCCAAAAAAATTGCCGTACTGACTAAAACTAATTCGCCAATAGCAAAAAATATTGTTGCTGCTGATATCCAAAAACAATTAGAAAATCTGTTATTGACAAACCCGGAAGTTTTTGACAAAAGCGAATTTTTATTACCCTTGTCACCAGCAGCAACAAAGCAATATGAGTCTTTATTTATCAAGATGAAAAATGCAAGTTAA
- a CDS encoding DUF1818 family protein, translating to MYKIIKSGKGWRIGWNPDAAEFKGLVGTDDWAIELTEIELNDFCRLLNQLGETMKHLATELMDEEKIACEAESNLLWMEVEGYPNSYNLRFILNTGRGVEGKWEAEAVPGLLQATVMLKIF from the coding sequence ATGTACAAAATCATAAAAAGCGGTAAAGGTTGGCGTATAGGCTGGAATCCCGACGCAGCAGAATTTAAAGGCTTAGTAGGTACAGACGACTGGGCGATAGAATTAACCGAAATTGAATTAAATGATTTTTGTCGGCTATTAAACCAGCTGGGAGAGACAATGAAGCATTTAGCCACAGAATTAATGGATGAAGAAAAAATCGCCTGTGAAGCTGAAAGCAATTTATTGTGGATGGAGGTAGAAGGCTATCCCAACTCCTATAATTTACGCTTTATCCTCAATACAGGCAGGGGTGTAGAAGGTAAATGGGAAGCTGAGGCTGTACCAGGTTTATTGCAAGCTACGGTAATGCTAAAAATCTTTTGA
- a CDS encoding carbohydrate ABC transporter permease, producing the protein MNFKKSQLQTFIIYSLLSAIALLTLFPLLWLISTALKSSTENILQSPPQLWPSQPTLDNFARVWESLPFGQYLYNSILVSLLTVGLNLLFCALAAYPLARLSFVGRNGIFLAIISTIMIPFQIVMIPLYILTVQLGLTNSYLGIIFPSLASAFGIFLLRQAFMSVPKEIEEAARMDGSSELGLWWFVMLPAIRPALITLAIFVFIGAWSDFLWPLIVIQDESLYTLPLGVAKLAGTFSLDWRLVAAGSVISIAPVLLLFLFLQRFIVPTDTGSGVKG; encoded by the coding sequence ATGAATTTTAAAAAATCACAACTGCAAACTTTCATCATATACAGTTTGTTGAGTGCGATCGCACTCCTAACCCTTTTCCCCTTACTATGGCTAATTAGTACAGCCTTAAAATCGTCTACAGAAAATATCTTACAGTCACCACCGCAGTTATGGCCAAGTCAACCTACATTAGATAATTTCGCTCGTGTTTGGGAATCTCTACCTTTTGGACAATATTTATATAATAGTATTCTGGTGTCTTTACTGACCGTGGGATTAAATCTGCTATTTTGTGCTTTAGCTGCTTATCCCTTAGCAAGATTGTCATTTGTAGGCAGAAATGGGATTTTTCTTGCCATTATTTCTACAATTATGATTCCCTTCCAAATTGTCATGATTCCTTTATATATTCTGACAGTCCAGTTAGGCTTAACAAATAGTTATTTAGGCATTATCTTCCCCAGTTTAGCTTCTGCTTTTGGGATTTTTTTACTCAGACAAGCTTTTATGAGTGTCCCCAAAGAAATAGAAGAAGCTGCCCGCATGGATGGCAGTTCAGAGCTAGGATTGTGGTGGTTCGTGATGTTACCTGCTATTCGTCCAGCACTCATCACCCTAGCTATTTTTGTATTTATTGGCGCTTGGAGTGACTTTTTGTGGCCTTTAATTGTCATCCAAGATGAAAGTTTATATACTTTACCCTTAGGAGTTGCCAAATTAGCAGGTACGTTTTCTCTAGATTGGCGATTGGTAGCTGCTGGTTCAGTAATTTCTATTGCTCCAGTGTTGTTATTGTTTTTATTTTTACAAAGGTTTATTGTCCCTACCGATACGGGTAGCGGTGTCAAGGGATAG
- the cobT gene encoding nicotinate mononucleotide-dependent phosphoribosyltransferase CobT, with product MIKIYTEIAQGEAWLKSYCGSLPVFACVLGFTETALLPGISAAGLTPEDRRYTACADAEFLYYGAAHQPKYPLPPLTAGASPVLISRAVVAGLKLPVYLFNAGLPQLPSVPIIDLGGTIARCLSTGVAMELATVKHLLAQGLRWGSQLSANLSQSYLILSECVVGGTTTALAILTGLGIDAVGKVNSSHPVCNHEQKLAVVQAGLEKVQNQNPIDPLSLVAAVGDPMQVVVAGMAIAASRRCGVLLAGGTQMLAVYALAQAIAQSYSLSWQPEAIVVGTTRWVAEDPTGATVDLALSLGKNSVSWGKETPPLLATKLSFADSRYPQLRAYEQGFVKEGVGAGAACIAAYLNQNWQQEQLLAAIEAQLDQLVNSLSQ from the coding sequence ATGATTAAGATTTATACGGAAATTGCACAGGGTGAAGCATGGTTAAAAAGTTATTGTGGTAGTCTTCCTGTGTTTGCTTGTGTTTTGGGTTTTACAGAAACTGCTTTGCTACCCGGAATTTCGGCGGCTGGTTTGACTCCAGAGGATCGACGGTATACGGCTTGTGCTGATGCTGAGTTTTTGTATTATGGTGCTGCACATCAGCCTAAGTATCCCCTACCACCTTTGACTGCTGGCGCTTCTCCTGTGCTGATTTCTCGTGCTGTAGTGGCTGGTTTGAAGTTACCAGTTTATTTATTTAATGCGGGTTTACCACAGCTTCCATCTGTGCCAATTATTGATTTGGGTGGTACGATCGCTAGATGTTTAAGTACAGGTGTAGCTATGGAATTGGCTACGGTAAAACATTTGTTGGCACAGGGTTTACGTTGGGGTTCTCAACTGAGTGCTAATCTTTCACAGAGTTATTTAATTTTAAGTGAGTGCGTTGTGGGTGGTACTACGACTGCGTTGGCAATTTTAACTGGTTTAGGGATTGATGCTGTAGGTAAAGTTAACAGTAGTCATCCTGTTTGTAACCATGAGCAAAAGTTGGCTGTGGTGCAAGCCGGTTTAGAGAAAGTTCAAAATCAAAATCCTATTGATCCTCTATCGCTTGTAGCAGCGGTGGGAGATCCTATGCAAGTGGTGGTAGCTGGGATGGCGATCGCAGCTAGTCGTCGTTGTGGAGTTCTATTAGCTGGTGGTACACAAATGCTGGCTGTTTATGCTCTGGCTCAAGCGATCGCTCAATCTTACTCTTTATCTTGGCAACCAGAAGCTATAGTCGTTGGTACGACTCGTTGGGTAGCAGAAGATCCTACTGGGGCTACCGTTGATTTAGCCCTCAGTTTAGGTAAAAATAGCGTTAGTTGGGGCAAAGAAACTCCTCCCCTCTTGGCGACAAAGTTAAGTTTTGCTGATTCTCGTTATCCCCAACTCCGAGCTTATGAGCAGGGTTTTGTTAAAGAAGGTGTTGGTGCTGGAGCCGCTTGTATCGCTGCCTATCTAAATCAAAATTGGCAGCAAGAACAACTTTTAGCAGCTATTGAAGCCCAACTTGACCAATTAGTGAATTCGCTCTCGCAGTAG
- a CDS encoding Crp/Fnr family transcriptional regulator — translation MEDRYSLQTSAHNWITSAPFFEGLPESIVETALSHLVTRTHPANQVILLENDWGGSVYFIVDGWVKIRTYNLEGKEVTLNIIGHGELFGEMAALDEVPRSTDVITLTQTMIGSMPAQDFVKLLQTEPLAGLRLAQLMARRLRQVNRRLRLRESDSQSRVADTLLFLAEGQGKRGQTGTEIPNLPHRELSSLSGLARETVTRVLTRLEKKGLIVREQDVMCIPDVSALEKMII, via the coding sequence ATGGAAGATCGATATAGCTTGCAGACATCCGCTCATAACTGGATCACTTCAGCGCCCTTTTTTGAAGGGTTGCCTGAATCTATTGTGGAAACAGCCCTCTCCCATCTTGTTACCCGTACCCACCCTGCCAATCAAGTAATTTTGCTAGAAAATGACTGGGGTGGTTCTGTGTATTTTATTGTAGATGGATGGGTAAAAATCCGTACCTACAATTTAGAAGGAAAAGAGGTAACACTAAATATTATTGGGCATGGAGAATTATTTGGTGAAATGGCGGCACTAGATGAAGTTCCCCGTTCTACTGATGTTATTACTCTGACTCAAACAATGATTGGAAGTATGCCTGCTCAAGATTTTGTCAAGTTGTTGCAAACAGAACCTTTAGCAGGACTCAGATTGGCGCAATTAATGGCGAGACGGTTACGACAAGTAAATCGGCGGTTACGCCTGCGAGAATCGGATAGTCAATCGCGGGTGGCAGATACCTTGCTATTTTTGGCAGAAGGACAGGGAAAAAGAGGACAGACAGGCACAGAAATTCCCAATTTACCTCACCGGGAATTGAGTAGTTTAAGTGGTCTGGCACGGGAAACAGTGACACGTGTATTGACAAGGCTGGAAAAAAAAGGCTTGATTGTACGGGAGCAAGATGTTATGTGCATCCCCGATGTGTCAGCTTTGGAAAAAATGATTATTTAA
- a CDS encoding 5-formyltetrahydrofolate cyclo-ligase, with protein sequence MKNFDSNIKNWTLPKTDLQLNKTKLRRNLLKQRQSLSVEEWREKSDRICLQIQTSIQFTQATTILAYFSFRQEPDLSPLFTDSQHRWGFPRCVGQSLSWHLWEPRDPLQSGNYGINEPHSEAPIIHPDEVDLILVPSVACDQQKYRLGYGGGYYDRLLSSPAWTKKPTLGVVFDFAYLSQLPVANWDKPLQSVVTEVKLHHI encoded by the coding sequence ATGAAAAACTTTGATTCAAACATCAAAAATTGGACATTGCCAAAAACTGATTTACAGCTAAATAAGACAAAACTCCGGCGTAACCTGCTCAAACAACGTCAATCTCTGAGCGTAGAAGAGTGGAGAGAAAAGAGCGATCGCATTTGTTTACAAATCCAAACCTCAATTCAGTTTACCCAAGCAACCACTATCCTGGCCTATTTCAGCTTTCGTCAAGAACCTGACCTCAGTCCACTTTTTACAGACTCTCAACACCGTTGGGGATTTCCTCGCTGTGTGGGTCAGTCCCTATCTTGGCACTTATGGGAACCTCGTGATCCGCTTCAAAGTGGCAATTATGGCATTAATGAACCCCATTCAGAAGCACCAATCATCCACCCTGATGAAGTAGATTTAATTCTCGTTCCTAGCGTAGCTTGCGATCAACAAAAATACCGTTTAGGTTATGGTGGTGGATATTATGACCGTTTGTTGAGTTCTCCAGCTTGGACTAAAAAACCTACCCTGGGCGTGGTTTTTGACTTTGCCTATTTATCTCAACTACCTGTTGCAAATTGGGATAAACCGTTACAATCTGTGGTAACTGAAGTGAAACTACATCACATTTAA
- a CDS encoding DNA-directed RNA polymerase subunit omega, with amino-acid sequence MLKRSKFETTQSQIMHRAEDLISAASNRYRITVQVANRAKRRRYEDFENNEDVMMKPVLRAIIEMSDEMTQPEIIGEL; translated from the coding sequence ATGCTGAAGCGTTCCAAGTTCGAGACAACCCAGTCTCAGATTATGCACCGTGCTGAGGATCTCATTAGCGCCGCCTCAAATCGCTATCGGATTACAGTTCAAGTGGCAAATCGTGCCAAGCGTCGGCGTTATGAAGACTTTGAAAATAACGAAGATGTGATGATGAAACCCGTACTCAGAGCAATTATTGAGATGTCTGATGAAATGACTCAACCAGAGATTATCGGCGAATTATAA
- a CDS encoding GDP-L-fucose synthase family protein, whose translation MTALELKNKRILVTGGAGFLGRQVIDQLCKAGADREKITVTRSHDCDLRVWENCQRAVDQQDIVIHLAAHVGGIGLNREKPAELFYDNLMMGTQLIHAAYQVGLEKFVCVGTICAYPKFTPVPFKEEDLWNGYPEETNAPYGVAKKALLVQLQSYRQQYGFNGIYLLPVNLYGPEDNFDPRSSHVIPALIRKVHEAQVKGEKQLPVWGDGSPTREFLYSEDAARGIIMGTQLYNDSDPINLGTGYEISIKDLINLICELMEYEGEIVWETEQPNGQPRRCLDTEKAKQAFGFTAQVSFQQGLKNTIDWYRQHAA comes from the coding sequence ATGACTGCCTTAGAACTAAAAAATAAACGGATTCTGGTGACGGGTGGGGCTGGGTTTCTAGGTCGTCAAGTGATAGATCAGCTTTGCAAAGCTGGGGCTGATCGTGAGAAAATTACAGTAACGCGATCGCATGATTGTGATTTGCGGGTCTGGGAAAATTGCCAGCGTGCAGTTGACCAACAAGATATTGTTATTCATCTAGCTGCTCATGTTGGCGGTATCGGCCTCAACCGCGAAAAACCCGCAGAGTTATTTTACGATAACTTGATGATGGGAACCCAGCTAATTCATGCTGCCTATCAAGTGGGTTTAGAAAAATTTGTCTGTGTTGGTACTATCTGCGCTTATCCCAAATTCACACCAGTTCCATTTAAAGAAGAAGACCTCTGGAATGGCTATCCAGAAGAAACTAATGCTCCCTATGGAGTTGCAAAAAAAGCCCTTTTAGTTCAGCTGCAATCTTATCGACAGCAGTACGGTTTTAATGGTATTTACTTGCTACCAGTGAACTTATATGGGCCTGAAGATAATTTTGACCCCAGAAGTTCCCACGTTATTCCAGCGTTAATTCGCAAAGTTCACGAAGCCCAAGTTAAGGGAGAAAAGCAACTTCCTGTTTGGGGTGATGGTTCTCCTACCCGTGAATTTCTGTATTCAGAAGATGCCGCACGGGGGATAATCATGGGTACTCAATTATACAATGACTCTGACCCAATTAATTTAGGAACAGGTTATGAAATCTCTATCAAGGATTTAATTAATCTGATTTGTGAATTAATGGAATATGAAGGGGAAATTGTTTGGGAAACTGAGCAACCCAATGGTCAACCACGACGCTGTTTAGATACCGAAAAAGCAAAGCAAGCCTTTGGATTTACTGCTCAAGTTAGCTTCCAACAAGGGCTAAAGAATACCATTGACTGGTATCGTCAACACGCTGCATAG
- a CDS encoding metallophosphoesterase family protein, whose product MISPPQLLTDPFLQLPTENSVRVVWFTEFAGDKHLVIYGEKLDKSSIAKTTKLSRTREDQQSRVANQTEPGQIYQKPVKREIWRHEAEVTELNTNLRVPYHVTSIREDGDRATSEIFTLAPSPKPGTPLKILLTSDHQLKPMTAANLQKVVETVGRVDGVLFAGDLVNVPDRASEWFDDNRGNALFPGLQGRANYQMEHNNLKVTYTGGKIIQNAPMFTCIGNHEVMGRFARTESLNDEFNDTIPREVAQKLYGETSLKDNYFNTETYEEIFTLPQSKEGGKTYYAVTVGDIRLVVLYITNMWRHPQLDSKSKGRYREIEKDFNHPENWGYGQLIYEPISENSQQYNWLKQELKSPEFEQAKYKVVMFHHPPHTLGDNIVPAYTNPVAIIERDKEGNIKAVRYEYPKNADYIIRDVIPLLEAAKVQLVFYGHSHLWNRFVSSSGMHFLETSNVGNSYGAAWGERKREVPTGYQEDYTEIGDPNGLKPVLPSIAPLLGEDGKPISYIASNDITVFSIFNTGTGAISSYRFDTRKPNSEVIKFDEFQINR is encoded by the coding sequence ATGATATCACCACCGCAACTGCTGACAGACCCATTTTTGCAACTACCAACAGAAAATTCTGTGCGCGTAGTCTGGTTTACAGAGTTTGCAGGTGATAAACACTTAGTTATTTACGGTGAAAAACTGGATAAAAGTTCAATTGCAAAAACTACTAAACTCAGCCGCACTAGAGAAGACCAACAATCAAGAGTAGCAAATCAAACTGAACCCGGACAAATTTATCAAAAACCAGTAAAACGTGAAATTTGGCGACACGAAGCCGAAGTTACAGAGTTAAACACTAATCTACGAGTTCCCTATCACGTCACCAGTATACGAGAAGATGGCGATCGCGCTACTAGCGAAATTTTTACTCTTGCACCTTCCCCAAAACCCGGTACACCTTTAAAAATTCTCCTTACCTCTGACCACCAGCTTAAACCAATGACGGCCGCAAATCTGCAAAAAGTGGTGGAAACAGTGGGAAGAGTTGACGGTGTATTGTTTGCAGGAGATTTAGTCAACGTTCCAGACCGCGCTTCAGAATGGTTTGATGATAATCGCGGAAATGCTTTATTTCCAGGTTTGCAGGGTCGCGCTAATTATCAAATGGAACATAATAACCTCAAGGTAACTTACACGGGTGGGAAAATTATTCAAAATGCACCTATGTTTACTTGCATTGGTAATCATGAAGTCATGGGGAGATTTGCTAGAACAGAAAGTTTAAATGATGAATTTAATGATACGATTCCCCGTGAAGTTGCTCAAAAATTGTATGGCGAAACATCTTTAAAAGATAATTATTTTAATACTGAAACCTACGAAGAAATTTTTACCTTACCCCAGAGTAAAGAAGGGGGTAAAACCTACTACGCGGTTACTGTTGGTGATATTCGCTTGGTAGTTTTATATATCACAAATATGTGGCGACATCCCCAATTAGATTCAAAAAGTAAGGGTAGATATAGAGAGATAGAAAAAGATTTTAATCATCCTGAAAACTGGGGTTATGGACAGTTAATTTATGAGCCAATTTCTGAGAATAGTCAACAATATAATTGGCTGAAACAGGAATTAAAAAGTCCTGAATTTGAACAGGCAAAATATAAAGTTGTCATGTTCCACCATCCACCTCATACTTTAGGAGATAATATTGTTCCGGCTTATACTAATCCAGTAGCTATAATTGAAAGAGATAAAGAGGGAAATATCAAAGCAGTTCGTTATGAATATCCGAAAAATGCAGATTATATTATTCGTGATGTGATTCCTTTATTAGAAGCTGCTAAAGTGCAGTTAGTATTTTATGGACATTCCCATTTATGGAATCGCTTTGTTAGTTCCAGTGGAATGCACTTTTTAGAAACTTCTAATGTTGGTAATTCTTACGGTGCTGCTTGGGGTGAAAGAAAGCGAGAAGTACCAACAGGCTATCAAGAAGATTATACTGAAATTGGCGATCCTAATGGTTTAAAACCAGTGTTACCAAGCATTGCACCATTATTAGGAGAAGATGGTAAACCGATATCTTATATTGCTAGTAATGATATTACCGTTTTCAGCATTTTCAACACCGGAACAGGTGCTATTAGCAGCTATCGCTTTGATACCAGAAAACCCAATTCTGAAGTTATTAAGTTTGATGAATTCCAGATTAATAGGTGA
- a CDS encoding sugar transferase, with protein sequence MSLSTITTKTINYTVANLGVLNHPHVVDLSPQSNHPSTTSSTKRLIDILGAIVGLIITLLVSVPVAIITLIIDPGPILYSQIRCGLNGRTFRIWKFRSMVVDADKLKSIVKNQAKGHIFKSTDDPRITTLGKFLRRTSLDELPQFWNVLMGDMSIVGTRPPTPDEVVQYAPHHWERLRVKPGITGEWQTHGRSNINDFETIVHMDIDYQRKWSLTYDLMLIFKTIWVVLQRKGAY encoded by the coding sequence ATGTCCCTGTCTACTATTACAACTAAAACAATAAATTATACTGTGGCTAATTTAGGTGTTCTGAATCATCCGCACGTGGTTGACTTATCACCTCAGTCTAACCACCCATCAACTACTAGTTCGACAAAAAGACTCATTGACATTCTCGGAGCAATTGTTGGTTTAATAATTACATTACTGGTTTCAGTACCAGTAGCGATTATTACCTTAATTATTGATCCAGGCCCCATATTATATTCTCAAATCCGTTGTGGTCTCAACGGACGCACCTTTCGGATTTGGAAGTTCCGTTCTATGGTGGTTGATGCAGATAAACTGAAATCTATAGTCAAAAATCAAGCCAAAGGACACATTTTTAAATCTACTGATGATCCTCGTATTACTACCTTGGGTAAGTTTTTGCGACGTACTAGTTTAGATGAACTACCCCAATTTTGGAACGTCTTGATGGGAGATATGAGTATAGTTGGTACTCGTCCACCCACCCCCGACGAAGTCGTTCAATATGCACCTCATCATTGGGAAAGATTACGAGTCAAACCAGGAATAACTGGAGAATGGCAGACTCACGGACGTTCTAATATTAATGATTTTGAAACTATTGTCCACATGGATATAGACTATCAGCGTAAATGGTCTCTTACCTATGATTTGATGTTGATTTTTAAAACCATCTGGGTTGTATTACAGAGAAAAGGTGCTTATTAA
- a CDS encoding DUF2232 domain-containing protein, giving the protein MNILDSLPDEPEENPSPVSSTPNNQLDKQKQLKRPQLQVDAPLRMVETAFLASTASLIWFINFYFPLGPVLRIFFPVPIALVYLRWGKRAAWMAAVTSGLLLAVLMGPVRSILFVMPFALMGVLLGATWHRRVPWIVSITLGMLLGTLGVFFRLWLLSVLSGEDLWVYVINQVTEIIEWIFLKLEILATPSVFFIQVGAVLLVAFNNLIYLFVVHLAAWLLLDRLGNPIPRPPRWVQVLMDYEG; this is encoded by the coding sequence ATGAATATTTTAGATTCTCTGCCAGATGAACCGGAGGAAAACCCATCTCCTGTATCATCAACCCCCAATAATCAGTTAGATAAACAAAAGCAGTTGAAACGCCCCCAACTTCAGGTTGATGCACCTTTGAGGATGGTAGAAACAGCATTTTTAGCTAGTACTGCTAGTTTGATTTGGTTTATTAATTTCTATTTTCCCTTAGGGCCAGTGTTACGAATATTTTTTCCTGTTCCCATCGCTCTGGTTTACTTACGCTGGGGTAAACGTGCTGCATGGATGGCTGCTGTGACTTCCGGCTTACTGTTAGCGGTGCTGATGGGGCCAGTTCGCAGTATTTTGTTTGTGATGCCCTTTGCTTTGATGGGTGTTCTATTGGGGGCGACTTGGCATCGCCGTGTACCCTGGATTGTCTCGATTACTTTAGGTATGTTGTTGGGTACATTGGGTGTGTTTTTTCGCTTGTGGTTGCTGTCAGTGTTATCTGGTGAAGATCTGTGGGTTTATGTGATTAACCAGGTGACAGAAATCATTGAGTGGATTTTCCTGAAGTTGGAAATATTGGCCACTCCAAGTGTATTTTTTATCCAAGTGGGTGCGGTGCTTTTAGTTGCATTTAACAATTTGATTTATTTGTTTGTAGTACATCTGGCCGCATGGTTACTTTTAGATCGTTTGGGAAATCCTATTCCCCGTCCTCCACGTTGGGTACAAGTGCTGATGGATTATGAGGGTTAA
- the gmd gene encoding GDP-mannose 4,6-dehydratase: MTQQKRALITGITGQDGSYLSEFLLEQGYEVHGIIRRTSTFNTDRIDHIYEDPHKDGVKLLLHYGDLTDGTTLRRILEEVKPVEIYNLGAQSHVRVSFDSPEYTVDAVGMGTLRLLEAIRDYQQRTGIQVRFYQAGSSEMYGLVQAVPQSETTPFYPRSPYACAKVYAHWQTVNYRESYNLFACNGILFNHESPRRGETFVTRKITRAVARIFAGKQKNIYMGNLDAKRDWGYAKDYVKAMWLMLQKDEPDDYVIATGETHSVREFLDLAFGYVNLNWEDYVEFDDRYLRPAEVDLLIGDPTKAQKKLGWKPSVTFPELVSLMMEADLQALGYTSPNGDGSQQPKDIATTRQELGALHF; the protein is encoded by the coding sequence ATGACACAACAAAAACGAGCTTTGATTACTGGTATCACTGGTCAGGATGGTTCATATCTGAGTGAGTTTTTGCTAGAACAAGGTTATGAAGTTCACGGTATTATTCGTCGGACTTCTACCTTCAACACAGACCGTATTGATCACATCTACGAAGATCCTCATAAAGATGGGGTCAAATTATTACTTCACTATGGCGACTTGACAGACGGTACTACACTGCGCCGGATCTTAGAAGAAGTCAAGCCTGTAGAAATTTATAACCTGGGCGCTCAATCTCATGTCAGAGTCAGCTTTGATTCACCAGAATATACAGTAGATGCGGTTGGCATGGGAACCCTACGTTTATTAGAAGCTATCCGTGATTACCAGCAACGGACAGGGATTCAAGTCAGGTTCTACCAAGCCGGTTCCTCGGAAATGTACGGCTTAGTACAAGCCGTACCTCAAAGTGAGACCACACCCTTTTATCCTCGGAGTCCGTATGCTTGTGCTAAAGTTTACGCCCACTGGCAAACAGTGAATTATCGTGAATCTTACAACTTGTTTGCTTGTAATGGCATTCTGTTTAACCACGAATCTCCTCGTCGAGGTGAAACCTTTGTTACACGTAAAATTACTAGAGCAGTTGCCCGTATTTTTGCCGGGAAACAAAAAAATATATACATGGGAAATTTGGATGCCAAGCGAGATTGGGGCTACGCCAAAGATTACGTAAAAGCTATGTGGTTGATGTTGCAGAAAGACGAGCCAGATGATTACGTGATTGCTACGGGTGAAACTCACTCGGTGCGCGAATTTCTCGATTTGGCTTTTGGCTATGTGAATCTCAATTGGGAAGATTATGTGGAGTTTGATGATCGTTATCTGCGCCCGGCTGAAGTAGATTTGTTAATCGGTGATCCTACCAAGGCACAAAAAAAGTTAGGTTGGAAACCTTCTGTAACTTTCCCAGAACTTGTATCCTTGATGATGGAAGCTGACTTGCAAGCTTTGGGTTACACTTCCCCTAATGGAGATGGTTCACAACAACCCAAAGATATTGCTACTACTCGTCAGGAACTAGGCGCTCTCCACTTTTGA